One Equus asinus isolate D_3611 breed Donkey chromosome 26, EquAss-T2T_v2, whole genome shotgun sequence genomic window carries:
- the LOC106840960 gene encoding leukocyte immunoglobulin-like receptor subfamily A member 6, with translation MSQLGPHETEARFPITRVSDDTARHYCCYYHERPTWSQRSEFLELVMTGTPVEISPLTTEVGSQTVPTSQNYTVVNFVRMGLAGVVLLILVVILAKAWHKTLLKPIIWAEPSSVVTHGRPVSIWCQGSRKARQYYLYQEGVREPSRSEFPLGPGDKVKFSILHMTDHLAGSYHCSYRSRKSWSVPSETLDLVVTGMFNRPTLSALPSPVVTSGDSVTLQCGSQQGFDRFILCDERGEHNPGRLNSQRQADGWSQVLSTVGPVSPGHRWAYRCYGYFSTSPYVWSSSSDILELLISGVSRKPFLSGLPGPVVGPGETLTLQCCSDVGYDRFALFKEWGHDLPQARGQWPQAGLPQADFPLGHISSSHGGWYRCYGRHNLSSEWSAPSDPLDILVAGEEPHPNPHFCFSWVSEWHLGVFLGMEGAESKDRGTKMEFSPNTMDFSLLDLFPHEEAPTLSAHPGPTVAPGGNVTLRCQTRRLFDTFYLSKKGKTCPPLYLRSQYQDGKFQASFLMNPVTLDHGGTHRCYGSLNSAPFLLSHPSDPLELVVTGPPIPVTPSVQTQDPTSGPQLPDYTVENLIRLGLSGLILVVLGLLLFEA, from the exons ATGTCTCAACTTGGTCCACATGAGACAGAGGCCAGATTCCCCATCACCAGAGTGAGTGACGACACTGCTAGGCATTATTGCTGCTACTACCATGAAAGGCCCACCTGGTCTCAGCGCAGTGAGTTCCTGGAGCTGGTCATGACAG GAACCCCCGTTGAAATCAGCCCCCTGACCACAGAAGTGGGCTCCCAGACAG TGCCCACCTCCCAGAATTACACGGTGGTAAACTTTGTCCGCATGGGCCTGGCAGGTGTGGTCCTGCTGATCCTGGTGGTGATTCTGGCAAAAGCTTGGCACA AGACTCTGCTCAAACCCATCATCTGGGCAGAACCCAGCTCTGTCGTCACTCACGGGAGGCCCGTGAGCATCTGGTGTCAGGGATCTCGGAAAGCCAGGCAGTACTACCTGTACCAAGAGGGGGTCAGGGAGCCCTCGAGAAGTGAGTTTCCACTGGGACCCGGCGACAAGGTCAAGTTCTCCATCTTGCACATGACCGACCACCTTGCTGGGAGCTACCACTGCTCGTATCGCAGCAGAAAAAGCTGGTCGGTTCCCAGCGAGACTCTGGACttggtggtcacag GAATGTTCAACAGACCCACCCTCTCAGCCCTGCCGAGCCCTGTGGTGACCTCAGGAGACAGTGTGACCCTCCAGTGTGGCTCACAGCAGGGATTTGACAGGTTCATTCTGTGTGACGAAAGAGGAGAACACAACCCTGGACGCCTGAACTCACAGCGCCAAGCTGACGGGTGGTCCCAGGTCCTCTCCACTGTGGGTCCTGTGAGCCCAGGTCACAGGTGGGCGTACAGGTGCTACGGTTATTTCTCGACTTCTCCCTATGTGTGGTCTTCCTCCAGCGACATCCTGGAGCTCCTGATCTCAG GTGTGTCTAGGAAACCGTTCCTCTCGGGTCTGCCAGGTCCTGTGGTGGGCCCTGGAGAGACATTGACCCTCCAGTGTTGCTCTGATGTCGGCTATGACAGATTCGCTCTCTTCAAGGAGTGGGGACATGACCTCCCCCAGGCCCGTGGCCAGTGGCCCCAGGCTGGGCTCCCTCAGGCCGACTTCCCCCTGGGCCACATAAGCAGCTCCCACGGGGGCTGGTACAGATGCTATGGGAGACACAACCTCTCCTCGGAGTGGTCAGCCCCCAGTGACCCCCTGGACATCCTGGTGGCAGGCGAGGAGCCTCACCCCAACCCACACTTCTGTTTTTCCTGGGTCTCAGAGTGGCATCTTGGGGTCTTCTTGGGAATGGAGGGTGCGGA GTCAAAGGACCGGGGGACAAAGATGGAGTTTTCCCCTAACACCATGGACTTCTCTCTCCTAGACTTGTTTCCTCACGAAGAAGCTCCCACTCTGTCAGCCCACCCAGGCCCCACCGTGGCCCCAGGAGGGAACGTGACACTGCGGTGTCAGACCAGGAGGTTGTTTGACACGTTCTATCTGTCCAAGAAAGGGAAAACCTGTCCCCCACTGTACCTCAGGTCTCAGTACCAAGATGGGAAGTTTCAGGCAAGCTTTCTCATGAACCCTGTGACCCTGGACCACGGGGGGACTCATAGGTGCTACGGGTCACTCAACAGCGCTCCCTTCCTGTTGTCACATCCCAGTGACCCCTTGGAGCTCGTAGTCACAG GGCCTCCTATTCCTGTCACCCCCTCAGTGCAGACCCAAGACCCCACGAGTG GCCCCCAACTCCCAGATTACACAGTGGAGAATCTCATCCGCTTGGGTCTGTCTGGATTGATCCTGGTGGTGTTGGGGCTGTTGCTATTTGAGGCGTGA